In Plantibacter sp. PA-3-X8, one DNA window encodes the following:
- a CDS encoding FMN-dependent NADH-azoreductase: protein MPTLLHLDSSADLDTSRSRRLSQAVVDAWSTSDPTGVVVRRDLHLDPLPHLADASLHWAPADRRPGTNPPAEAETLQRVLLDELLGADIVVIGAPLYNFSIPSSLKAWIDHIHVPGVTSADTGALTGRPVVIATSRGIAYDAGSPTEGWDHEVPALRTLFGGALGMDVHVITTSLTLADRDPALAAQLERSEQEFAEALRLASETGLRLAVSTA, encoded by the coding sequence ATGCCAACCCTCCTGCACCTCGACTCCTCCGCCGATCTCGACACCTCCCGGTCCCGCCGGCTCTCGCAGGCCGTCGTGGACGCCTGGTCGACCTCCGACCCCACCGGCGTCGTCGTCCGTCGCGACCTGCACCTGGATCCGCTCCCCCACCTCGCCGACGCGAGTCTCCACTGGGCGCCGGCCGACCGCCGCCCCGGTACGAACCCGCCCGCCGAGGCCGAGACGCTCCAGCGCGTCCTGCTCGACGAGCTGCTCGGCGCCGACATCGTCGTGATCGGCGCGCCGCTCTACAACTTCTCGATCCCATCGTCGCTCAAGGCGTGGATCGACCACATCCACGTGCCTGGTGTCACCTCCGCGGACACGGGAGCGCTCACCGGCCGGCCGGTCGTCATCGCCACCAGCCGTGGGATCGCCTACGACGCGGGCAGCCCGACCGAGGGTTGGGATCACGAGGTGCCGGCGCTGCGGACGTTGTTCGGCGGAGCGCTCGGCATGGACGTCCACGTCATCACGACGAGTCTGACCCTCGCCGACCGTGATCCGGCGCTCGCAGCGCAGCTCGAACGGAGCGAGCAGGAGTTCGCCGAGGCCCTCCGGCTGGCGTCCGAGACGGGACTGCGGCTGGCCGTCTCGACGGCCTGA
- a CDS encoding kynureninase: MVDAPAPTTSARQDARVLDVADPLAEHRAAFVPAEGVIAYLDGNSLGRPLRATAERLQSFIAEEWGTRLIRSWDDRWFELPLTLGDRLGSVVLGAAPGQTVVADSTTVLLYKLIRAAVDAMSSAGGAAGRDELVIDAGNFPTDRFVIEGIAAERGLRVRWIDADPVHGVAAHQLREVVHEQTALVVLSQVDYRSGALLDVEELTAIAHQAGALVLWDLCHSAGAVPIELDEWGVDLAVGCSYKYLGGGPGAPAFAYVAARHQDRLLQPIQGWMGAADVFAMADAYQPAVGMRRFLSGTPPIVGMLPLEDSLTLIESAGVAAIRAKSVALTAFAISWADEHLAGSGVRVMTPRDAARRGGHVTLGHPSFREITPLLWNAGVIPDFRHPDGLRIGVAPLSSGFAELELGLIRIADAVHRWTASRGSTPPGGRPS; encoded by the coding sequence ATGGTCGACGCCCCAGCCCCCACCACGTCCGCCCGCCAGGACGCACGCGTCCTCGACGTGGCCGACCCGCTCGCGGAACACCGCGCGGCGTTCGTCCCGGCCGAGGGCGTCATCGCCTACCTCGACGGGAACTCACTGGGGCGGCCGTTGCGGGCCACGGCGGAGCGGCTGCAGTCGTTCATCGCGGAGGAATGGGGGACGAGGCTCATCCGGTCGTGGGACGACCGCTGGTTCGAGCTGCCGCTGACGCTCGGCGACCGCCTGGGATCGGTCGTGCTCGGTGCCGCACCCGGCCAGACGGTCGTCGCCGATTCGACGACCGTGCTGCTGTACAAGCTGATCCGCGCGGCGGTCGACGCGATGTCCTCCGCCGGAGGGGCCGCTGGGCGCGACGAGCTCGTGATCGATGCGGGGAACTTCCCGACCGACCGCTTCGTGATCGAGGGGATCGCCGCTGAACGCGGTCTGCGCGTCCGTTGGATCGACGCCGACCCGGTCCACGGTGTCGCCGCGCACCAGCTGCGCGAGGTGGTCCACGAGCAGACCGCACTCGTCGTGCTCAGCCAGGTCGACTACCGGTCCGGAGCCCTGCTCGACGTCGAGGAGCTGACCGCGATCGCCCATCAGGCGGGAGCACTCGTCCTCTGGGACCTGTGCCACTCCGCCGGTGCGGTCCCGATCGAGCTCGACGAGTGGGGCGTGGACCTCGCGGTGGGCTGCTCCTACAAGTACCTCGGCGGCGGGCCCGGTGCCCCTGCGTTCGCCTACGTCGCGGCGCGCCATCAGGACCGGCTCCTCCAGCCCATCCAGGGGTGGATGGGCGCCGCCGACGTCTTCGCCATGGCCGACGCCTATCAGCCGGCCGTCGGGATGCGCCGGTTCCTCAGCGGGACACCACCGATCGTCGGCATGCTGCCGCTCGAGGACTCGCTGACGCTCATCGAGTCCGCCGGTGTCGCCGCCATCCGGGCGAAGTCCGTGGCGCTCACCGCGTTCGCGATCTCTTGGGCCGATGAGCACCTCGCGGGCTCCGGTGTCAGGGTGATGACCCCTCGTGACGCGGCGCGTCGCGGTGGCCATGTGACGCTCGGTCACCCGTCGTTCCGCGAGATCACCCCGCTGCTCTGGAATGCGGGCGTGATCCCCGACTTCCGGCACCCGGACGGTCTCCGCATCGGGGTCGCACCCTTGAGCTCCGGCTTCGCCGAGCTCGAACTCGGGCTGATCCGGATCGCCGACGCCGTCCACCGGTGGACGGCCTCACGCGGCTCCACCCCGCCTGGCGGACGTCCGTCGTAG
- a CDS encoding aldose 1-epimerase family protein: MPAASGTQYRLHRTGPQGEVRATVTELAAGLRELTVGGRTLVQSFGEDVVAPMGCGMVLVPWPNRVRDARWTLDGEPQQLDVTEAATGNASHGLLRNTGYRAGDHTDHAVTLLASVFPQHGYPFRLDTSVAYTVDDDGLRVTHTIVNRSSRPAPVAVGAHPYLALGDVPTADLTVTVAADTWFETDEQRIPVVSRPVDGTPYDLRSGARVGDLSIDVGLGSVQQVDGAVRHRITAPDGDTVELWADDDFRFVQVYTPKNFPAADGPTQAIAIEPMTAPADALNSGTGLRWLEPDERWSLSWGIRLTQV; the protein is encoded by the coding sequence ATGCCCGCTGCCTCTGGAACCCAGTACCGTCTTCACCGCACCGGTCCGCAGGGCGAGGTCCGAGCGACGGTCACCGAACTCGCCGCCGGACTGCGCGAACTGACGGTCGGCGGACGCACCCTCGTGCAGTCCTTCGGTGAGGACGTCGTCGCCCCGATGGGGTGCGGGATGGTGCTCGTGCCGTGGCCCAACCGCGTCCGAGATGCCCGGTGGACGCTCGACGGTGAACCGCAGCAGCTCGACGTCACCGAGGCAGCGACCGGGAACGCCTCCCATGGTCTCCTGCGCAACACGGGATACCGGGCGGGGGATCACACCGATCACGCGGTGACCCTGCTCGCCTCGGTGTTCCCGCAGCACGGCTACCCGTTCCGCCTGGACACCTCGGTCGCCTACACGGTGGACGATGACGGCCTGCGGGTGACCCACACCATCGTGAACCGGTCGAGTCGCCCCGCGCCGGTCGCCGTCGGCGCTCACCCCTACCTGGCGCTCGGCGACGTGCCGACCGCCGACCTCACCGTGACGGTGGCCGCCGACACCTGGTTCGAGACGGACGAGCAGCGCATCCCGGTCGTCTCCCGTCCCGTCGACGGGACCCCGTACGACCTGCGCTCGGGTGCTCGCGTGGGCGACCTCTCGATCGACGTCGGCCTGGGTTCGGTCCAGCAGGTCGACGGTGCCGTCCGACACCGAATCACCGCACCGGACGGCGACACCGTCGAGCTCTGGGCGGACGACGACTTCCGATTCGTCCAGGTCTACACGCCGAAGAACTTCCCAGCGGCAGACGGACCGACGCAGGCCATCGCCATCGAGCCCATGACGGCCCCCGCCGATGCACTGAACAGCGGGACCGGACTCCGGTGGTTGGAGCCCGACGAGCGGTGGTCGCTGTCCTGGGGGATCCGACTCACGCAGGTGTGA
- a CDS encoding organic hydroperoxide resistance protein, which produces MDIAYTAVAHATGGGRDGHVRSEDDLLDFDTRPPKELGGSGEGTNPEQLFAAGFAACFLSALHAVGRTAKLDTKDAEVSASVGIGSNGEGGFGLAVELDVYVPNVTHVEAQQLADQAHQVCPYSNATRGNIDVTVSIVD; this is translated from the coding sequence ATGGATATCGCGTACACAGCAGTTGCCCATGCCACCGGAGGCGGACGAGACGGACACGTCCGCAGTGAGGACGACCTCCTCGACTTCGACACCCGTCCCCCGAAGGAACTCGGCGGCAGCGGCGAGGGCACCAACCCCGAGCAGTTGTTCGCCGCCGGCTTCGCCGCGTGCTTCCTCAGCGCCCTCCACGCCGTCGGGCGCACCGCGAAGCTCGACACGAAGGACGCCGAGGTGTCGGCGAGCGTCGGCATCGGATCGAACGGTGAGGGCGGTTTCGGCCTGGCCGTCGAGCTCGACGTCTACGTGCCGAACGTGACGCACGTTGAAGCCCAGCAGCTGGCCGACCAGGCGCACCAGGTGTGCCCCTACTCGAACGCCACACGCGGCAACATCGACGTGACGGTGTCGATCGTCGACTGA
- a CDS encoding LysR family transcriptional regulator ArgP, with the protein MDFHFDQLRAFVAAVDHGTFESAARELMVTPSAISQRIKALEQSVGRVLLLRTKPITITASGEIVLRLGRAVHLLGHDAALELHADDPLTPATPAVIPIVVNADSLATWLLPVLADVAARESIVFDLAREDQDHSTDLLRAGSVMAAVTSNAEPVQGCTVRPLGRMRYRPMAAPAFATRWFEDGATAQALTAAPVVVFDRKDDLQDAYLRRRGVDPADPPRHHVPASADFATAVGLGLGWGMLPDAQSDAPLRRGELVVLDDTGGVDVPLFWQQWRLHSRLLELVTTAVVDAARSTLH; encoded by the coding sequence ATGGATTTCCACTTCGATCAACTGCGGGCCTTCGTCGCCGCCGTCGATCACGGCACCTTCGAGTCGGCCGCCCGAGAACTGATGGTCACGCCGTCGGCGATCAGTCAACGCATCAAGGCCCTCGAGCAGAGCGTCGGACGGGTCCTCCTGCTCCGGACCAAACCGATCACCATCACGGCGTCAGGTGAGATCGTGCTTCGCCTCGGCCGCGCGGTGCACCTGCTCGGTCACGACGCGGCGCTCGAGTTGCACGCCGACGACCCGCTCACGCCGGCCACCCCGGCGGTGATCCCGATCGTCGTGAACGCCGACTCCCTCGCCACCTGGCTGCTGCCCGTGCTGGCGGACGTCGCAGCACGGGAGTCGATCGTCTTCGACCTCGCTCGCGAGGACCAGGACCATTCGACCGACCTCCTCCGTGCGGGCAGCGTCATGGCCGCGGTCACGTCGAACGCCGAGCCGGTCCAGGGCTGTACGGTGCGGCCTCTCGGCCGGATGCGTTACCGACCGATGGCGGCACCCGCGTTCGCGACACGCTGGTTCGAGGACGGGGCGACCGCTCAGGCGCTCACCGCAGCGCCCGTCGTCGTGTTCGACCGGAAGGACGATCTCCAGGACGCCTACCTCCGACGACGTGGTGTCGACCCCGCCGACCCGCCGCGACACCATGTTCCGGCCTCGGCGGACTTCGCGACCGCCGTCGGCCTCGGTCTCGGCTGGGGCATGCTCCCGGACGCGCAGTCCGACGCGCCGCTGCGCCGGGGCGAGCTCGTCGTGCTCGACGACACGGGCGGCGTCGACGTCCCGCTGTTCTGGCAGCAGTGGCGACTCCACTCCCGGCTGCTCGAGCTCGTCACGACGGCGGTGGTCGACGCGGCCCGATCCACGCTGCACTGA
- a CDS encoding LysE/ArgO family amino acid transporter has protein sequence MTSALQAAIAGLGLGLSLIVAIGAQNAFVLRQGIRREHVLPVVLVCALSDAVLIIAGVSGIGFVVERFPVVLVVLRWAGAAFLLGYGLLAARRALAPSGLAADRGGNGLSLRAAVLTVVGLTWLNPHVYLDTVLLLGSIANTHGEVGRWWFAAGAVLGSILWFTALGYGARLLRGVFAKPVAWRILDVAIALVMIALAIMLVLRP, from the coding sequence ATGACCTCTGCACTGCAGGCCGCGATCGCGGGCCTCGGCCTCGGCCTCTCACTCATCGTGGCCATCGGCGCCCAGAACGCCTTCGTCCTCCGGCAGGGCATCCGGCGCGAGCACGTCCTGCCGGTCGTCCTCGTGTGCGCACTCTCCGACGCGGTGCTCATCATCGCCGGTGTCAGCGGCATCGGCTTTGTCGTGGAGCGGTTCCCCGTGGTCCTCGTGGTCCTCCGTTGGGCCGGCGCGGCCTTCCTACTCGGCTACGGACTGCTGGCCGCACGCCGTGCGCTCGCCCCGTCCGGTCTCGCCGCCGACCGCGGTGGCAACGGCCTCTCACTCAGGGCGGCGGTGCTCACCGTGGTCGGCCTCACCTGGCTGAACCCCCACGTGTACCTCGACACCGTCCTCCTCCTCGGCTCGATCGCGAACACGCACGGGGAGGTGGGGCGGTGGTGGTTCGCCGCCGGCGCGGTCCTCGGGAGCATCCTGTGGTTCACCGCTCTGGGGTACGGCGCTCGGTTGCTCCGCGGGGTCTTCGCGAAGCCCGTGGCCTGGCGCATCCTCGACGTCGCGATCGCGCTCGTCATGATCGCCCTCGCGATCATGCTCGTCCTGCGCCCCTGA
- a CDS encoding Nif3-like dinuclear metal center hexameric protein: protein MRTLREVNTVVERLWPLSGAEDWDAPGLLVGDPDQPVGHVLLAVDAVGVTVDEVLERPDGLLLVHHPLLMRGVTTVAGDRYKGSLITRLIRGGAGLIAAHTNADVVVDGTSDVLAQRLGLHDPAPIVPAADGLTGLGRVGDLPEETTLGAIARALAEILPATATGVRASGDYDQAVRRIALCGGAGDSLLSHPAVRAADVYITADLRHHPASEAREQALLGGGPALVDVSHWASEWLWLEGAADALRRELPGLDVRVSELRTDPWDFVVTQ, encoded by the coding sequence ATGAGAACCCTGCGTGAGGTCAACACGGTCGTCGAGCGCCTCTGGCCACTGTCCGGAGCCGAGGACTGGGACGCCCCGGGGCTCCTCGTCGGCGACCCGGACCAGCCGGTCGGGCATGTGCTCCTGGCGGTCGACGCGGTCGGCGTGACCGTCGACGAGGTGCTCGAGCGCCCCGACGGTCTGCTGCTGGTCCACCACCCGCTGCTGATGCGTGGTGTCACGACCGTGGCGGGTGACCGGTACAAGGGGTCGCTCATCACGCGCCTGATCCGTGGCGGCGCCGGACTCATCGCCGCACACACCAACGCCGACGTCGTCGTCGACGGGACCTCGGACGTCCTCGCGCAGCGGCTCGGCCTGCACGACCCGGCTCCGATCGTCCCTGCCGCCGACGGCCTGACCGGGCTGGGTCGGGTCGGCGACCTCCCGGAGGAGACGACGCTCGGCGCGATCGCACGTGCCCTCGCCGAGATCCTGCCGGCGACCGCCACCGGGGTCCGTGCCTCCGGCGACTACGACCAGGCCGTCCGGAGGATCGCGCTCTGCGGGGGAGCGGGGGACTCGCTCCTGTCCCACCCCGCGGTCCGCGCGGCCGACGTGTACATCACAGCCGACCTCCGCCATCACCCGGCATCCGAGGCCCGGGAACAGGCGCTCCTCGGCGGCGGGCCGGCGCTCGTCGACGTCTCCCACTGGGCGAGCGAGTGGCTGTGGCTGGAGGGGGCCGCTGACGCGCTCCGACGAGAGCTCCCGGGACTCGACGTCCGGGTCAGCGAGCTGCGTACCGACCCGTGGGACTTCGTCGTCACCCAGTAG
- a CDS encoding zinc ribbon domain-containing protein, with translation MKASPADQKTLLTLQSIDTGVQRTAHRAANLPEAARIAQLQAEIETVRLRRLERVGVRDDAQTELGRIESDVAVVAARMKRDADRLQSSTSVKDVEALQSEIASLQNRQNNLEEIQLNVMERVEAAEDAVAQVDAERAGLQELLDEVVAKRDAALVELEAERARLTADRESLAPGIPADLLALYDQRRARGGIGAALFRAGTCGACKMSLTGNDLQAVRAAPSEEVVQCPECAAIVVRTDESGLL, from the coding sequence GTGAAAGCCAGCCCAGCAGACCAGAAGACGTTGCTCACCCTGCAGAGCATCGACACCGGCGTGCAGCGCACCGCCCACCGCGCGGCGAACCTCCCCGAGGCCGCGCGCATCGCGCAGCTCCAGGCCGAGATCGAGACCGTCCGCCTCCGTCGCCTGGAGCGGGTCGGCGTCCGCGACGACGCACAGACCGAGCTCGGGCGCATCGAGTCCGACGTCGCCGTCGTCGCGGCCCGCATGAAGCGCGACGCCGACCGCCTCCAGTCGTCGACCTCCGTCAAGGACGTCGAAGCGCTGCAGAGCGAGATCGCCTCGTTGCAGAACCGGCAGAACAACCTCGAGGAGATCCAGCTGAACGTCATGGAGCGGGTGGAGGCCGCGGAGGACGCCGTCGCCCAGGTCGACGCCGAGCGCGCCGGACTCCAGGAACTCCTCGACGAGGTCGTCGCCAAGCGCGACGCCGCACTCGTCGAACTCGAGGCCGAACGGGCACGACTCACCGCCGACCGCGAGTCACTCGCACCCGGCATCCCCGCCGACCTCCTGGCCCTCTACGACCAGCGCCGCGCCCGCGGCGGTATCGGTGCAGCACTGTTCCGCGCCGGCACCTGCGGAGCATGCAAGATGTCGCTCACCGGCAACGACCTCCAGGCCGTCCGCGCCGCACCGTCCGAAGAGGTCGTGCAGTGCCCGGAGTGCGCCGCGATCGTCGTCCGGACGGACGAGTCCGGCCTCCTCTGA
- the ppgK gene encoding polyphosphate--glucose phosphotransferase, translated as MTNAAPRSAVGIDIGGTGIKGAVVDLTTGALLTDRVKIPTPKGGEPKDIVVTVREVLEQLAPASDGLPLGVCFPAIVRNGRTMSAANVSDAWIGLEAEQLFEQGLGREITFVNDADAAGYAETEFGAAKGASGLTILTTLGTGIGTALIYNRTLIPNAELGHLEIDGKDAETRASYAVKEREDLSWEKWAKRLQKYYERLEFLFSPDQFVVGGGVSKHADHFLPLLKLDTPIIPAVHRNNAGILGAAALAAGPAERIA; from the coding sequence ATGACGAACGCAGCTCCCCGGTCCGCCGTCGGCATCGATATCGGAGGGACCGGCATCAAGGGTGCGGTCGTCGATCTCACGACGGGTGCCCTCCTCACCGATCGGGTGAAGATCCCCACGCCGAAGGGTGGCGAGCCGAAGGACATCGTCGTGACGGTGCGGGAGGTGCTCGAGCAGCTGGCCCCGGCCTCGGACGGACTCCCGCTCGGCGTCTGCTTCCCCGCGATCGTCCGCAACGGCCGGACGATGTCCGCGGCGAACGTCTCCGACGCCTGGATCGGCCTCGAAGCCGAGCAGCTGTTCGAGCAGGGCCTCGGGCGTGAGATCACCTTCGTGAACGACGCCGACGCGGCCGGATACGCCGAGACGGAGTTCGGCGCGGCCAAGGGCGCCAGCGGCCTCACGATCCTGACGACGCTCGGCACCGGTATCGGCACGGCGCTCATCTACAACCGCACGTTGATCCCGAACGCGGAACTCGGGCACCTGGAGATCGACGGCAAGGACGCCGAGACGCGTGCGTCCTACGCGGTCAAGGAGCGCGAGGACCTGAGCTGGGAGAAGTGGGCCAAGCGCCTCCAGAAGTACTACGAGCGCCTCGAGTTCCTCTTCTCGCCCGATCAGTTCGTGGTGGGCGGCGGCGTGTCCAAGCACGCGGACCACTTCCTGCCACTCCTGAAGCTCGACACCCCGATCATCCCCGCCGTGCACCGGAACAACGCGGGCATCCTCGGCGCAGCCGCGCTCGCCGCCGGCCCCGCCGAACGCATCGCCTGA
- the map gene encoding type I methionyl aminopeptidase produces the protein MPFDTAGHLIPGRVGRPRSVPETIVRPEYVGRAAPATDTRGDLYSAEEIERIRIAGTIAADAIQAVGAAVRPGVTTDELDAIGHAFVIGEGAYPSTLGYRGYPKSICSSVNEVVCHGIPDDTALREGDLVNIDITAYLDGVHGDSNVTFLVGDVADDTRLLVERTREALNRGIKAVAPGRQINVIGRAIESYAKRFGYGVVRDFTGHGVGRSFHSGLIVPHYDAAPLYDTVMEPGMVFTIEPMLTIGSQDWEQWDDDWTVTTRDRSLTAQFEHTLVVTERGAEVLTLPSTIDAAAAPAAL, from the coding sequence ATGCCTTTCGACACCGCAGGTCACCTGATCCCCGGTCGCGTCGGCCGCCCCCGATCGGTGCCGGAGACGATCGTCCGCCCCGAGTACGTCGGCCGCGCCGCACCGGCCACCGACACCCGGGGCGACCTGTATTCGGCTGAGGAGATCGAACGCATCCGGATCGCCGGGACCATCGCCGCCGATGCGATCCAGGCCGTCGGCGCGGCGGTCCGCCCCGGGGTGACCACCGATGAACTGGACGCCATCGGACACGCGTTCGTCATCGGTGAGGGCGCCTATCCGTCGACGCTCGGGTACCGCGGCTACCCCAAGTCGATCTGCAGTTCGGTCAACGAGGTCGTCTGCCACGGCATCCCCGACGACACCGCTTTGCGCGAGGGCGACCTCGTGAACATCGACATCACCGCCTACCTCGACGGCGTGCACGGCGACAGCAACGTGACCTTCCTCGTCGGCGACGTCGCCGACGACACCCGTCTCCTCGTCGAGCGCACCCGGGAAGCCCTCAACCGCGGTATCAAGGCCGTCGCCCCCGGCCGGCAGATCAACGTCATCGGTCGTGCGATCGAGTCCTACGCGAAGCGGTTCGGGTACGGCGTCGTCCGCGACTTCACGGGCCACGGCGTCGGCCGGTCCTTCCACTCGGGGCTGATCGTCCCCCACTACGACGCCGCGCCGCTGTACGACACGGTGATGGAGCCGGGCATGGTGTTCACGATCGAGCCGATGCTCACGATCGGCTCCCAGGACTGGGAGCAGTGGGACGACGACTGGACGGTCACGACCCGCGACCGGTCGTTGACAGCGCAGTTCGAGCACACGCTCGTCGTCACCGAACGCGGGGCGGAGGTCTTGACCCTTCCGAGCACGATCGACGCCGCCGCAGCGCCCGCGGCGCTCTAG
- a CDS encoding glutamine synthetase family protein — MDKQRDFVLRTIEERGVKFVRLWFTDVVGTLKSVAIAPAEVEGAFSEGLGFDGSAIEGLSRSYESDLLAHPDPTTFQILPWRGEIDPTARMFCDITTPDGQPAVADPRNVLKRTLAKAADMGFTFYTHPEIEFYLLKSSQYGVDGPEPVDSAGYFDNVPGGTAHDFRRRSVRMLEDLGISVEFSHHEAGPGQNEIDLRYADALTTADNIMTFRTVVKEVAIEQGVYATFMPKPLVHQPGSGMHTHMSLFEGDSNAFYEAGAQYQLSKTGRQFIAGLLTHAPEITAVTNQFVNSYKRLWGGVGPNKLSEAPSFVCWGHNNRSALVRVPLYKPNKGQSARVEYRAIDSAANPYLAFSLMLAAGLKGIEEGYELPPEAEDNVWTLSDTERRALGYNALPASLDRAVSLMEGSELVAETLGEQVFNYVLLNKRQEWHEYRAQVTPFELASNLEML; from the coding sequence ATGGATAAGCAGCGCGACTTCGTTCTCCGCACGATCGAGGAGCGGGGCGTCAAGTTCGTCCGGCTGTGGTTCACCGATGTCGTCGGGACGCTCAAGTCCGTCGCGATCGCCCCGGCCGAAGTGGAAGGCGCGTTCTCCGAGGGCCTCGGCTTCGACGGATCGGCGATCGAGGGGCTCAGCCGCTCCTACGAGTCGGACCTCCTGGCCCACCCCGATCCGACGACCTTCCAGATCCTGCCGTGGCGCGGCGAGATCGACCCGACGGCGCGCATGTTCTGCGACATCACGACGCCTGACGGCCAGCCCGCCGTCGCCGACCCGCGGAACGTCTTGAAGCGCACCCTGGCGAAGGCCGCCGACATGGGGTTCACGTTCTACACGCACCCCGAGATCGAGTTCTACCTGCTGAAGTCCTCGCAGTACGGCGTCGACGGACCGGAGCCGGTCGACTCCGCGGGCTACTTCGACAACGTCCCCGGTGGCACCGCGCACGACTTCCGTCGACGTTCCGTCCGGATGCTCGAAGACCTCGGGATCTCCGTCGAGTTCAGCCACCACGAAGCGGGCCCCGGCCAGAACGAGATCGACCTGCGGTACGCCGACGCCCTGACGACGGCCGACAACATCATGACCTTCCGCACCGTCGTGAAGGAGGTGGCGATCGAGCAGGGCGTCTACGCAACGTTCATGCCGAAGCCGCTCGTCCACCAGCCCGGCAGCGGCATGCACACGCACATGTCGTTGTTCGAGGGCGACTCGAACGCCTTCTACGAGGCGGGTGCGCAGTACCAGCTCTCGAAGACGGGCCGGCAGTTCATCGCCGGACTCCTGACGCACGCTCCGGAGATCACCGCGGTGACGAACCAGTTCGTGAACTCCTACAAGCGACTCTGGGGTGGCGTCGGTCCGAACAAGCTGTCCGAGGCCCCGAGCTTCGTCTGCTGGGGCCACAACAACCGCTCCGCACTCGTGCGCGTGCCGCTGTACAAGCCCAACAAGGGCCAGAGCGCTCGGGTCGAGTACCGCGCCATCGACTCCGCCGCCAACCCGTACCTCGCCTTCTCGCTCATGCTCGCCGCTGGGCTGAAGGGCATCGAGGAGGGCTACGAGCTCCCGCCGGAGGCTGAGGACAACGTCTGGACCCTCTCCGACACCGAGCGTCGGGCACTGGGATACAACGCCCTGCCCGCCAGCCTCGATCGCGCGGTCAGCCTGATGGAGGGTTCCGAACTCGTGGCGGAGACGCTCGGCGAGCAGGTGTTCAACTACGTCCTGCTGAACAAGCGACAGGAATGGCACGAGTACCGGGCCCAGGTGACCCCCTTCGAGTTGGCCAGCAACCTGGAGATGCTCTAG